The proteins below are encoded in one region of Deltaproteobacteria bacterium:
- a CDS encoding type ISP restriction/modification enzyme encodes MLKSYLKRIFEVAKRGDAREESYYSCLEELLKNYSESINKKHIQTTTLPKKTDAGNPDFRVWDGKQHIVGYIEAKAPAVEHLDQIKETEQLKRYLHTFPNLILTNFFEFRFYREGQLVDKVQIARPYVIHKLGTIPPVEKEKEFFSLLEKFFSFSLPKTYTAKTLAVELAKRTRFLKEQVIIEELKQEEKKGKGNIFGFYQAFQKFLIHGLTKEDFADLYSQTITYGLFAARTRAENGFNRRLAFDYIPQTIGILRDVFKFISLEDLPPQMEWIVDDISEVLSVADVKQILHKFYHEGKGSDPIIHFYETFLAEYDPQAREKRGVYYTPEPVVSYIVRSLNIILKQYFGKQDGFASSSVTVLDPAAGTLTFLAETSKLAVEEFTSKYGDGGKKDLIKTHILKNYYAFELMMAPYAVGHLKMSFLLEELGYKLQKDDRFKLYLTNTLEMEELEQTFLPGMASLSEESHLAGAVKKEQPILAILGNPPYSGHSTNIGDWITKEIKAYFHVDGKPLGEKNPKWLQDDYVKFIRFAQWKIDTAGEGILGFITNHSYLDNPTFRGMRQSLMQSFDEIYLLDLHGNSLKKEKCPNGSKDENVFDIQQGVAIALFIKKKGLKKKISHAELWGLREDKYDWLNKHDIKSTKWKKINPKSEFYLFIPRDEGLLKQYERYPKITEIFPVNSVGIVTARDNFVIDADKGALRRRILQFRDKKLSDEIIQQTYGLKDKANWKLKDSREAVMKDDNWEKGITKILYRPFDEQWIFYHDALIERSRKEVMQHMMKDNLGLVAVRQVAEGIFNHTFVTNSIIESRVTLSNKGIAFLFPLYLYQQKDKPKKHSFGSTMMLFEPQAEYGVKKPNLSPALIEQLKKDFKKEPTPEQIFYYIYAILYSNTYRTKYAEFLKIDFPRVPFTSDYKLFVKMGQYGEKLVKLHLLKSSELDKPVARFQGNGTNKIEKLGYEKGKLYINNDQYFEGIAPEVYEYQVGGYQVCEKWLKDRKGKSLSLDDIKHYCMVATSIQKTIETHKVIDCSYLKVEEKV; translated from the coding sequence ATGCTCAAATCATATCTAAAACGAATATTTGAAGTTGCTAAAAGAGGAGATGCCAGAGAAGAAAGCTATTATTCCTGTCTTGAGGAACTTCTTAAAAATTACTCTGAGTCTATCAACAAAAAACATATCCAGACTACCACTCTGCCCAAAAAAACGGATGCCGGAAATCCTGATTTCAGAGTATGGGATGGAAAACAGCATATAGTCGGATATATTGAAGCCAAAGCCCCAGCCGTTGAGCACTTAGACCAGATAAAAGAAACCGAACAATTAAAACGCTATTTGCACACCTTCCCCAATCTGATACTCACCAACTTCTTTGAATTCCGTTTCTATCGGGAAGGTCAATTGGTAGATAAAGTCCAGATTGCAAGGCCATATGTAATACACAAACTCGGAACAATTCCGCCTGTCGAAAAAGAAAAGGAGTTTTTCAGTCTCCTTGAAAAATTTTTCTCATTCTCTCTGCCAAAGACATACACTGCAAAGACCCTTGCAGTGGAGCTTGCAAAGAGGACAAGGTTTTTAAAAGAACAGGTTATCATTGAAGAACTTAAGCAAGAAGAAAAGAAGGGGAAAGGCAATATCTTTGGATTTTATCAGGCGTTTCAGAAATTTCTTATCCACGGCCTCACAAAAGAAGATTTTGCAGACCTCTACAGCCAGACAATCACCTACGGACTTTTTGCCGCAAGGACAAGGGCAGAAAATGGTTTTAACAGAAGACTTGCCTTTGACTACATTCCGCAAACAATCGGAATATTAAGGGATGTCTTTAAATTTATATCCCTTGAAGACCTGCCACCGCAGATGGAATGGATTGTTGACGATATATCTGAAGTCCTATCTGTTGCGGATGTCAAACAGATTCTCCATAAATTTTATCATGAAGGTAAAGGAAGCGACCCCATCATTCACTTTTATGAAACATTCCTTGCCGAATATGACCCGCAGGCAAGAGAAAAAAGGGGCGTTTATTACACCCCTGAACCCGTAGTCTCTTACATTGTCCGTTCTTTAAACATAATCCTGAAACAATATTTCGGCAAGCAGGACGGTTTTGCCTCAAGCTCGGTTACCGTGTTGGACCCTGCGGCAGGGACACTCACCTTTCTTGCTGAAACAAGCAAGCTTGCCGTAGAGGAATTTACCTCCAAATACGGAGACGGCGGCAAGAAAGACCTTATTAAAACCCATATCCTTAAGAACTACTATGCCTTTGAACTGATGATGGCCCCGTATGCAGTCGGACATTTGAAGATGTCCTTCCTTCTTGAGGAACTTGGATATAAACTCCAGAAGGACGATAGATTTAAACTTTATCTCACCAACACCCTTGAGATGGAGGAGCTTGAGCAGACCTTTTTGCCCGGCATGGCATCATTGTCTGAGGAATCACATTTGGCAGGCGCGGTAAAGAAAGAGCAGCCGATACTTGCAATCCTCGGCAATCCGCCATATTCAGGCCATTCAACAAATATAGGAGATTGGATAACAAAAGAGATTAAGGCTTATTTTCATGTTGACGGAAAACCCCTTGGCGAGAAAAATCCAAAATGGCTTCAGGACGATTATGTTAAGTTTATCCGTTTTGCACAATGGAAAATAGACACAGCAGGCGAAGGTATTTTAGGTTTTATCACCAACCACAGCTACCTTGACAACCCCACATTCAGGGGGATGCGTCAATCTCTCATGCAAAGCTTTGATGAGATTTATCTCCTTGACCTGCACGGCAATAGTCTTAAAAAAGAAAAATGCCCCAATGGAAGCAAAGATGAGAATGTCTTTGATATCCAGCAGGGCGTTGCCATTGCTCTGTTCATCAAGAAAAAAGGTTTGAAGAAAAAGATTTCCCATGCGGAACTTTGGGGACTGAGAGAGGACAAATACGACTGGCTCAATAAGCATGACATAAAAAGCACAAAATGGAAAAAGATAAATCCTAAATCCGAGTTCTACCTTTTTATTCCGAGAGATGAAGGGCTTTTAAAGCAGTATGAGCGCTATCCTAAAATCACGGAAATCTTTCCGGTAAACAGCGTTGGCATTGTGACGGCAAGGGATAATTTCGTCATTGATGCCGACAAAGGCGCTTTGCGGAGACGGATACTACAATTCAGGGATAAAAAGTTGTCTGACGAGATTATTCAGCAGACTTATGGTCTTAAGGATAAGGCAAACTGGAAATTAAAGGATTCAAGAGAAGCTGTCATGAAAGATGATAATTGGGAAAAGGGAATAACAAAAATTCTCTACCGTCCTTTTGATGAGCAGTGGATTTTCTATCACGATGCTTTAATAGAACGTTCACGCAAAGAAGTCATGCAGCACATGATGAAAGATAATTTGGGATTAGTTGCAGTAAGGCAGGTTGCCGAAGGCATTTTTAATCACACCTTTGTAACAAATAGTATTATTGAAAGCCGTGTAACACTAAGTAACAAAGGGATTGCATTTCTTTTCCCCCTCTACCTTTACCAGCAAAAAGACAAACCTAAAAAACACTCTTTTGGCAGCACCATGATGCTCTTTGAACCTCAGGCAGAATACGGAGTAAAAAAGCCGAATCTATCTCCAGCCTTAATTGAACAATTAAAAAAGGACTTTAAGAAAGAGCCAACCCCTGAACAAATCTTTTATTACATCTACGCTATTCTTTATTCAAACACCTACCGCACAAAATATGCTGAGTTTTTAAAGATAGATTTTCCGAGAGTCCCTTTTACCAGTGATTACAAACTATTTGTTAAGATGGGACAATATGGAGAAAAACTCGTCAAACTGCATCTTCTAAAATCATCAGAGCTTGATAAACCTGTTGCCAGATTTCAAGGCAATGGAACTAATAAAATTGAAAAGCTGGGATACGAAAAAGGAAAACTCTACATCAATAACGACCAGTATTTTGAAGGCATTGCGCCGGAAGTCTATGAATACCAAGTAGGCGGTTATCAGGTCTGTGAAAAATGGCTTAAGGATAGAAAGGGCAAGTCTTTATCACTTGATGATATAAAACATTATTGTATGGTTGCTACCTCCATCCAAAAAACAATTGAAACCCATAAGGTGATAGATTGTAGTTATCTAAAAGTGGAGGAAAAGGTTTGA